In Lolium rigidum isolate FL_2022 chromosome 7, APGP_CSIRO_Lrig_0.1, whole genome shotgun sequence, the DNA window AATTAGAAACTCTGCAAGCTGCATACAACCGGCTAGCAAATTAATTGACAAATGTACAAGGGCAAGCTGCTGTTTCTTCTTGGTAAATTAATTAGCAAAAAATTCCATTTGTTCAAAAGCTTACTGAAACCATTATTGTGCACTTGTGAAGCTCTGATAgtattgtgctaatgtccacacttCACAGTCCAAATTTTAGTTATTATACGTACTGGCAGTATCATTGTCTTTAAGTTAAGAAATAGTGTTGCCTTAAATTCCTTTTTGTGATTCACGGAAGCTGCATCTATATGATATGGTGTGGTGCATATAAGCTTAATCTTTATTTTTTTAGCAATTTATCCTGATCATTTTTGTTCTGGTTTATAACTTCATATTGAGATGACATAGATGGTCACTTCCAGAACCTTCAGCTAGCACTTGTTCAGGGACGACGAGCACTTATTCAGGGAGTAGCGGCCCTGCGGCGGCACACGCTCGAGGAGGAGTGACTCAACGGATACATTTAGTCTAATTTATCCATCTCAGGTTGTGTCACCTGGACAATGTTTTGGTGCAGACCTTGAGTTCTTCATTTGGTGAATTACATGCTCTACCGTTGTTGAGTTTTCTGACAGACAACCATTGAGTATATGAAGTATTGTGATGTGGAAACTATTATTTCTTTTCACAGGCATTAGTTGTTCACTTTATTTTTAAATTATGTTTTACTAGTTCTGAATGCTGACACAGTTGTGAAGACAACATTCCAGTTCTTGATATGAAGCaggaagaagacggcggcggaGCAGGGACAGAGCTCCTGCGCATGGCCTCCACGGTCATTGCAGCCATGGCGCGCGTGAGGCACGGAGTTCCTGCGCATGGTCGCAGCGGCCGgagctggatctggatctggatcgagAGCAGGAATCGTGTTCACTCCGACAGCCTGTGGAGTGGTAGCGGATTGCGGGGGAGCGGCAGATGGCGGGGAGGACGGGGACAGAGACAAGaagatttgagtttgaatttcaaattgcagGCCTAATTTGAAAGGGTTTCAATGTGTTTAAGTAGTTTTTTCAAAAACTTAATCGAGAGATCTCGCTCAACACCAAGGGCCCAATCCTTCGAATTTTTTGGTTGAAAGAAGAGATTGCTGCCATGGACTGCTTGCCTTTATAGTTGCAACTTCCTAAATCTACCTTAAATCACCGATGTTTCTTTATAGTTGACAATACCATTTTTCTAGTTCTGTTATTAGCGAGATGACTAAAACTACTAGATGCATCCAGCTGGTAGTAGAGAGAGTTCTTGTCATGGAACGATATGGTTTAGCAACAGTGATCAAGGTAATAAACTGCTGCCATTAGTAAAGCATGAGGTTGTCTAGATCATACTACAAGTTTATTCAGAAGTGCAATTCTATATGTGCACTTTTTTACCCGCTTGCCCATTTCTTGTTTGTTCTTGTATCAACAACTTACATACTGTTTCTTGTAATTCAGCACAAGTCGAGCTACGGTACCCGGTGTTGATGCAGATTAGAGAAATACCAGTGCAATACACTTGACTGTCGCCTTAGTTTTTCAGAAGTGTTGCTGCTTTTGGACATGACTACTTGAGAATTATGAACTTGTGATATTGAGATCAGCCAGGACAGCCCAGCTGCTAGTGTTTCTGTGAGCTGTGAGCTAAACTTGTTCTGTAGTTATAATTGTGCAGGTTTTAAAACTGTAACGTATTTGAGAAATTCATAAGTATTTGTGTATTTCGGATTATgacttttccttgaaatttctGTACTAATTTGTATCGCTGAATTTCTGATTATTTATGAAAAATCGTACTAATTTGTATTGGCTGGAAAGTTAACCGGCAAGTTATCTGAGCTCTTCCTTCCCCTACACCGAGCACCACCCTCCCCCCACTTGCTACCAAACGGCAAACAGGGGAATGGCCAGAATTTCCCCACGCATAGGGGATCCCACGTTCCCCCCTAATTTCCCTCTAGGGAGTTAGTTCCCTGGTTTAATTAGCCCTTGCAACCAAACAAGCCCTTAATGTCCAATTTGTTGTTCTCTGGGCCCAATTACAGTAGTGGTCTTATATAAAGAGGTCACCGAGGCACCAACCGCCAAAGCCAATAAGGAGTTTACCATAAGTTCGCGGTCTCTAACTCAAACAATCGTAATTGTCCAATTTGGTTACGGTCTTTATGTCCCTAGTCACTATCTATCAATGGATACGTATAAGCTTCCCTTGATTCCAAGTAAGAGTGTTTTAAAGAAAGTTAGTTTGCGTGTAAAGTAATACTGAAAagtaaaataaaaagagaaaagacAATTGCAATGTAAATAGTAATGAGAACTTTAGTAAGGTGAAATGTTCTCGAAAAATGTAGGATCCACCCTCTAGCATTTGTATTAATTATGATTAGGATAAATCTATGCCTTCCTTCATAACATGTGTGGGGAGTGTTACGTACAGTCAGTATCTCTCCCACCTATTTTTCCCTTCTCTATAACAGCGAGGACCATCTGCTGTACAATTACAACTCATGCTGACAACAAggatgatgctgctgctgctgcatggtTCGTTggtttcttcacctccattgccTCATGGTGCTCTAGACGCTGAACCCGGATTTTCAGGCCTTCCTTTATTACGTGATGGTACACCTCAAATATCTCTCTTTTTGTTTGATTCATGTTGTTATGGTAATGTTTGAAATGAAAATTTAAGTTCTTTGCAACCATCTTCAACCAAAGTTTAATTTATCCTCCTGTACTGAATGGTAACCATCTTcgccattcattatgtttattaatgtttaatgcgccgaaggcgccttgatacgaggcgaagccgagccgtagcactcGCTTCGACATATGTCTTCTTGTAGCACTCTGttggaatttaaaaaaaaattgtaattttgaaagtgctacctccctcctATTAATTCTCCAGAAAACTCATagcccggaaatacaaagggaaaaagCAAAAAGGAGAAATCATTTGTGGTCCCGCCCAATTTTTTGAAAACGTACAGCGCGTGGAAAGGGAAAAAGAAACGTAACGGGTCCGCATATTTGTTAACGGGTCTAGCCGAACGTAAAGGAAAAAACCAAACCCGGAAAACGATTCGCGTCTTTTTCCGGGGACACGttccgcgcgcgacacgtgtAGTCGCGAGAGCGCGCGCGCGGGATGGGTTTTTCCCTTCTCAAAGGTCGGTCGTCGTGTAGTGGCACTTAGTGTATACTCCTAGTTGGCTAGCCATGTTATGTTTTGCCCACCAACGAGAGCTTTAGCTAGGAGGTGTTGTACTACAAAAATGCATATGTATCTAttcctttttttatttatttttctgtttaTATTGTTTCTTCTGTATATTTTTATTCTTTTCGGACTAGAATTGTTGTAGTTGGTTAAAATAATTGTTTAGTGTgtacttgtttttttttgttccaaAAAATTAGTTTCACAAAGGCTATTGTTTCCAAGTTTATTTTTCTTGTTCCCTATGATATTCTTTGTTGTTACCTAGTGTATAGTGAGTTGTTCCTTTATTCTAAATTTTTTATTCCTTTAGTTTCAGAAAATTAGTTCCACAAAGGCTATTGTTCCCGGGTTTAATTTTCTTGTTCTCTTTGATATTCTTTGTTGTTCCCTTGTATAGTGAGTTGTTCCTTTGatctgagattttttttttcgttCCAAAAATTAAGTCCACAAGACTTTTGTTCCCGGATGTATATTTCTTGTTTCATGCGATGTTTTCTGTTGTTCCCTAGTATATAGCGGGTTGTTTCTTTGTGACGAAATTTTTTGTTACTTATGTTCTAGAAATTTAGTTTCACAAATGATATTGTTCCCGGGTTTATTTTCTTGTTCCCTGTGATGTTCTATGTTGTTCCCTAGTGTATAGTCAGTTGTTCCTTTGTTATGAAAGATTTGTTCCTTTAGTTTCAGGAAATTAGTTCCACAAAGGCTATTGTTCCTAGTTTCATTTTTCTTGTTCCCTCTGATGTTCACTATTGTTCTGTAGTGTATAGTGAGTTGTTCCTTTGTTCAGAAACATTTGTTCctttagtttcaaaaaaatagTTCTAGAAAGGATATTGTTCCCGGGTGTATTTTCTTATTCCCTGTGATGCTCTCTGTCGTTCCGTAGTGTATAGTGAGTTGTTCCTTTGTTCTATTAGATTTGTTCCTTTAGTTCGAGAAAATTAGTTCAACAAAGGCTTTTGTTCCCGGGTGTATTTTTCTTGTTCCTTGTAATGTTATCCGGTGTTCCTGGTGTACAGTGAGTTGCTATGAACATTTTGTTCCTTTTATTTTAGCAAATCAGTTtcgcaattttttgttttctagttGTATTTCTATTTCCTAATATATAGTGATTTATTACCTCACCCAGAAATTATTTTTCAACATTTTTAGCTAGTGAACTTGCGGCAATCCATTTGAAGGACTAGTACGTGTGACAAAAGGTCTCACAAAAGAGAAAAGATTTGCATGTCCATCCAGCGGACTTACCAGAAAAAAAATCACTAGCTTTAATTTCTCTCAAGCTAGCTAATAGCAAAGTACAAAACAAAAAGGTTCACATGCCCGCCATGCTAATTGTTTCATTCCATTAGTTGTAGCAGATTGTTATACAGTATTATTATATTTGCTAGGTAAAGCTAGCTCAAATTTGCAACTAGCTAGCTCAATCTGTACCCTACCAGCATGACGTCATGGCAGCCACATGAAAATATTTTATTTAATTCAGAAATTCAGTCACCGGCTTTTATATATAGGGACACACAAGTCAGACTGGCCGAACTAGCCGGCATCTCCTGGGCGTGACACGGGCGCGCAGCGGCCGTTCCATGGTCACTGTGAACTCCGGCCTCTCAGACAGATCAACGCCGCCGTCCCCCGCCACAGCCGACCACTCGAATCCCCTGACAAGGTTCGCCACGAAGTACTCCAGGTGCAACAGCGCGAGCGCCATGCCGGGGCAGATTCTCCGGCCGGCCCCGAACGGCATCATCCTGATCTCCCGGCTCCCCGTCAGGTCCACCCCGGCGCCCTCCCCGCCGTCCAGGAACCTCTCCGGCCTGAACTCCTCCGGCTCGCTCCACACCTCCTTGTCCAGCGACACGTCCGCCACCGACAAGTTCACCGACGTGGCTGCCGGCACGCGGAGCCCGTCGAGCGACGCGTCCTCGAACGTTGAAGCGGCGGCGTGTGACAGCAGGAAGTGCGCCGGCGGGTGGCGCCGCAGCCCCTCCAGGACCACCGCCTTAAGATACGGAATCCTCGACAGGTCCTCCTCGGCGACAGCATCCTCCTTGCCTTCGTCGGCCATCGCCGCGTTGATCTCGTCCCGGAGCTTCGTTTGAATGTCAGGCTGCCGGACCAGGTTCGCCATGATCCACTGGAGCGCGGTCACCGTGGTGTCGACGCTTGCCGTGAGGAACTCCGTGCACAGGCTAACGATGTCGGCGTCAGTGAGCGCTCGCTCGCCGCATGCACCCTCTCCTGTCTCCTCCTTGGGGAGCCTGTGCGCGAGGAGCGTGTCGACGTAACAGTACGCCAGGCTGCCGTCGTCTTCATCATGGCCATTAGCCGTCACACTGCCGCTGGCTAGTTCCCTTCGTGCGCTGATCAGCGGCAAAAAGAGCTCCTCCTGCCTCCGCCGGATGGACAGCAccttccgccaccgccgccggaacAGCCGCGTGGTGAGCGCCGGGCAGAACGCGAACACCTGGAAGCCGATATAGGACGAGAAGAGCTCCCGCTGCACGGCCTCGATCGCGCGCACGCGTCCCGCCGGCAGCCTCCGCCCGAAGCACATGTACGTGAGCAGCGAGAACATGGCGAACTGGAGGGACTCCACGACGGTCACCGCCCCACCCTCGCTCCGGGCCGACTCCGCCTCGAGGTCGAGGTCGGAGGCGAGGAGCGCGAGCGCCCAGCGGCGCGCGGGCGCGAAGGTGCACGCGACGCGGTTGGGGTGGAgaacgccggcgacgaggtttcggCGGAGGGAGCGCCAGAGCGGGCCGTAGGGGGCGGAGCTGACGGTGCGCTGGGCGGAGGTGAGGACGACGAAGGGCGCGATGGCGGGCGGGCGGCTGGCGAAGGCGGGCCCGCGCTGGACGAGCGCGCGGTGGGCGACGTGCCGGCCGGAGACGAAGATGGCCGGGCGCGGGGAGAGGAAGCCGAGGGTGAGGATGGGCCCGTGGCGGCGGTGCAGGTCCCGGATCGCCGGCTCGAGGCGGGAGCGCGCGCGCCAGAGCCACAGGAGCGGGCCGATTACCGGGACGGCCGGCGGGGACGGCGGCAGAGGGAGGTGGCTGAACGCGCCGTTTCTGGGTTTGGATGGCTTCGAGGCCGGGAGCAGGAGGAGGGAAAGGAGCACGGTGCAGGTGAGGAGCgggggcaggaggaggaggtacGCGACGGCTGCCTCCATTGTCGACAATCAACACCTCGGGTGATCGGCCGGTATATGCTGCCGCAGTGAGCTTGCGAGCTACGCCTATCTATTTGTAGCTGCAGATCGCTGTATGCGTTCGTGTTTTGGCGCGAAGCCGCTGCGGCGCCTATCGATACGACCGTGATCTCGCGAGAGGTGAGAGGTGCCAGGTGGCGGCGCCTGGTGAAGCGGCCGGGGCCAGATGGAAGGCTCGGCCCGGTGCCCACCGCCGATCGAGTCGGCCTGGAGATTTCTGTTCTGTGGTCTCCGTGCAACCAGACGTGGACGAAACGCATGGAAATCAATTACAGTGAGATTTCATCAAAATTCATTGAATTTCAGAGATGTCAGTATAAACCAAGAGTAAATACGTTTCGGTCAAAATATCTCAGTAGTTTCAGTAATACACATGGTTTCAAATAAATTGTATGTTattttcaaaaacaaaaaaaaaatcatgaattTTAGGAGAAAATTTCGGCCCTCTGCCCGAAAGGAAAACCGAATTCACTGATTTCGGTAGTGATTAAAATATTTCTGAAACTGAAATTTAAAACCATGGCTAAACTACAGGAAACCGGCAATTCGTTTCTTCCAGAAAAGAAGGAAACAACGGCAATCCATGGGGCAAGTTATCGGATGTCCCCGAAGGGACACCATGGGGCAAGTTAAATAACATAGCGAGCATGTTCCAGATGAGCACGAGATCAGCTGACTATGTTCTACGTTCATTAACAGGGAAGGTGACAGTCTGAATCTTACAGCCCActgcagaactttgaagctagcaCAGCAACCTTCAGAGtttcatggccatcgactcaattgTACATACCCTATGATAATACTGTAAGATCACGTCAGACACCACAGTCCAACTCTCCAACTCCAACAGGATGCTGCATGGGCATTTCCCATGGGAAGCGGTCCGTAGAGTCTCTAGAACTGCTCGTCGTGTGACACCAGGTGCTTATACTTCTGCTCTACATTTGCCAGTCTTGCCGCCTCCGTCAGACCCTTGGTGACCACCATCTTCAGAATGTCAGCGCCCTCTTTTATCGCCGAGTCGATCTAGGTTCACAGCAACAAAAGATGTAAGCATGAGCGTCAGGTTGATGTCAAAAAACAAATATACTTATTGTGCTTCGGCCACAATGGAACTCTGAAGTGTTTCTTAAGATATCTTCAGGCTATGGGGAATACTCCTCAAGCCAGTCACACTATTTTCAGTCTGAACCACAGTATTTTTATGTCTATCTAGAATGGTTGTATTAAATACCACACATTAAGTTGATTAATCGTGATAAGGTGTTTGACATTTGCAGGAAGCATTTTACAACTTTGTCAATGCTTAACTGAAGAATATAGCCAAGGGGGTTGGAGCTAATAGTGTTTGGTTATTCCTGTCCTAGCGAATGAACTGGGTCATCCAAGCATGTTTAGGTGTTCTAAAATTATTTCATCAAGAACCAAAGCACAATTAAGATAAGATATAAAAAAATAAGCACAACACCATGAGACCTTAGGCtcagcctttttttttttgcttttgctGATTGAAACCTGACACTGTGGTTTCGTATTCAATGGAAATAGAACCCAGGAGCGATCCCTATTTTTCTAAAGAAAAAGCACACCACTGAACTAGAACTCCAGGGGAAAAGCAATGGAGATTTTTACCCGTTCACGGCCAGTCTTATTGAACTTCTGAAGCACAAACGCTTTAGGATCCATCTGACCAGGCGGACGTCCAATTCCTACATAAGCCAAACTATGAATTTGGTCCAGAAAAATGAAAGGAAATCTGAATCCTGCAGCTGTCAAACCTACCAATCCTTAGTCGACCAAATTCTCGGTTCTTGCGAAAATTGTAGATCACACTCTTCAACCTGATAAACTAACAAGGTAAATGTTTCATATCAAGATAAAATTAATCCCTTATCCACAGACATCAGATGGATCTTGGGGAACTAATTGTCTGTgtacacgcacacacacaaaaaaaatcttAAAGAGGGAACACTCTATGATACTGATTATTTTCAATAACTGTCTAGACTTCACAGGCTATGTAAAACAGCAAGTGAAAACAAGTAAAAGAAACTAAAACGATCATGACAACATGATGCAATGAACAAAAAGGTGTATGCATAAATACAACAACGAACAAGTACTCCTATTAATTATCTACAAACAAAAGAAATGTTCTGCCATCTCTGCTTCATCAAAAGCAAGCACCATAAAGCTACCAGGTCAGCGAGATAGGTCACCTAAGCACATATAAACAAATTAAATTAGAGGACCAGGAGAACTGTCTGACATTTTAAACTGATAAGTTACAGACGCGCCGCTTTTCTATTATGTATTTAAACAAAACATTGGTATACATGGTTTTCCCTTTGTAAACTTTGGATACACATATAAAAAACTTCACAATGCACATAACAGTAAGGTTTACCAACCCATTGTGGCGCCCATATCCTCCTTTAGGTTGTAAACGAAGAACTCCACATGGCAGGTCCGTGTCATCGTATGCCTGACACTCATACAACACAGAAGTCAGATCGCCATGTAAGGTAGAACCAAGGAAGATTAGAacatgatttaaaaaaaaatgaagatTAGAACATAAAAGCTTACCACTAGGACACGGTGAAGTGGAAGTTTATAATAGGCAGCAAGTGGACCAGCCTATAATAAggagagagaaaaaagagaggGCAGTCACCATGACAAGCATTTAAAGTACAGCAAGTTTGAAATCAGAAATTAAAGTTGAAAAGTCTTCCAAAAAGTATTACATACAGATTCACCGCtgagatttatatatgtttgaggCTTGGCAAGCAAGACGGGGACACCATCAATCATCCCTGCATCAATGGAAAGGAGAGAACCTTCGACTCAGTTCAATCCCTTGCAGTTTGTAAACAGAGTATCTGCTACTCAAAAAGTGAAGAAAAAACATCCTTTCTGGGGGGCATATGGATGGAGCCAAACCTTCACCAAATAGAGATTTGAAGTGAAGTGTGGTCATGGATATGCCCTGAGACTCCGCAAACGCATCTATCATATCAAACCCGACCTGCAAGGTGAACATAGCGCAAGAAAATCCTGAGAATAAAGCCGAGCCACTGAATTCCAAATGAAAGATGAGAAGGCGAACTTACATTGTGTCTGGTGGACTGGTACTTCTCGCCGGGGTTGCCTAGACCAACAAAGAGCCATGGCTGTATCACGGAGCCCGACGAAGATGGAGACGTTGAAAAATTCCGACAGGCAGAGACATAGCGCTTAGAAAGGAAGGGCGAAAATCTTATCCAAAGCTTTCCCCGCATGATTTACTCAATCATAGGCATCCAGACATCCACAGGAGCAAAACCAGATGGCAAACGAATTTGTTCTCTGAATGTCCACTAGAAACGCTGCACCTAACAAAGAGGCCAAAAAATACATATATCATAAGCCATGCGCATCAAACAATATATTATCAGCCTCAGATGACTTGCATTACTGACGTACAAGCATTTGGCAACACACGGCAAACAGAAACTGAATACATGGCATTATTTGGCACTGAAATGATGCATGCTGGCCACATTGAACCGTGTGTTCCACTAAGCGGGCTAATGCAGCTTCTCGAAGAAGAAACAAATACTGTAGAACAATCATGGAAGAAAGCACAATTATAATCGCCGTGTCTtgcttaagcatttcatcaaacagctCCAAGGCACATGATGAAGTAACTCGTACATCCCACACGCCCTAATGTCCTATGCATACAATCCACTGAAATAGTCACTGAATTTGTTCACACTATCGGCTCGGATTAGTCCCCGAGTTCTAGATTAGTAATCTCTCAAATGCCAAGCCACCTTACACTTGAAGATTCAGCGCAAGCTATGAAAAGAGAGCAGAGAACGCTTACAAGTCGACAACCGAGGGCGTAATCAGGAAGCCACGGAGGCGGCGAGATCGAACAAGCAGCCAACTTCTCAAGGCCCAGCGGCGCCGGGCAAGTGGTTTGAACCCGGAGCTGCCCGGCGAGGACGCCAACGGCGCTGGTAAGCCCTTCGCTGAAGAGTGGCGACCGTCGCGACGTAGCCGGCGACGGGGGCACCGCCGATGGACCTAATCCTGAGCCTCTGTTCGTCTCGGCGCCCTGTGGATTGTGGGGCGGCCGCCGCCTCTAGCGCCGTCGCGTCGCCTGAGCGGGTACGGCGCCGCTCCTGCGAGTGTGCGTGGTCGTCGTCTCGTCGAGTGGTCGACCGGTACGGCCTGTTTGGCTGTTGCCTTGCTGGGCTGGGCTCATCGCAATATTTGTTTTTTGCTCATTCtacatctgttttttttttttttttttgaactgctcTGTTTATTAATTCCTTCATGAGTCAATCATGATACCATTTAgaggtcgtttggaagccaggctttcatttcgtttgtagcattttaaaatgaatacatgtattcatttcatttacattgtaatttcagaaatatacacttgtttggttgtcacaggaattgcaaatgacagtgaattcaatattgaatgtgtagaggcttccatagagaattgcaaatgacaggttTCAGCTTGGAATCATGTTTACACATAGAGTCATTTTGCTGgaattcctaaatgaaatgacagcacaattctgtggcaaccaaacagcccacctatggaattccaaaatgaattccaggattccaggcccaaatgatggataaCAAACGACCTCTTAGTTTTCGTCGATGACATGCCATGGATTGAAACCGAAGAATCGGCGAAGAAGAAACACCCGTGCGCAACTTGTCGAATTGTTTTTAGCTTACGGATATGTTGCTCAGCGTCCAGAACTCGAATATGAGCTCGAAATGCATCAGTCCAAAGTGTTTCGAACATGAAAGGGTAACGATATTAAAATTACTGCTGCTGTTGGGATTATTAATAAGAATCTGTGGATTTTGTGCTTGCATTAAGGGTTACGCCAGCTAATCTAAGATGAGAAGGTAAAAGTTATCCTTGAAAAGTCTGATGAGAATTACTGACAAaggcaacaaaaaaaaacttgtcgAATTGTTTTTAGCTTACGGATATGTTGCTCAGCGTCCAGAACTCGAATATGAGATGATCCTCAGCTCGAATTGCATCAGTCCAAAGTGTTTCGAACATGAAAGGGTAACGATATTAAAATTACTGCTGTTGGGATTATTAATAAGAATCTGTGGATTTTGTGCTTGCATTAAGGGTTACGCCAGCAATCTAAGATGAGAAGGTAAAAGTTATCCTTCAAAAGTCTGATGAGAATTACTGACAAAGGCAAAAAAACGAAAAATAAATTTCGCTAGAAGGAGGGCTTGAACCTCCGACCTTGTGGTTAACAGCCACACGCTCTGGCCAACTGAGCTATTCCAGCTTGGCGATGCTGGTTCAATTTGAACGTATATAACTTATCACAAATAACGCTTTCTCGTTTGACACACGGCATTGTTTTCTATTGTAAAACTTGGTTGGTTACTCGTAAAGCAATCACATGTTATTCACAGCGAGCAAAACCTCCCACACGCATAGGCACACTGTCCAATGTTTGATTTGCTTACCCCGGCCCATCTCATGGGTTTCATCGTTGTAGGCACCGATCAAAGTCAATGAACGAAGAACGCCCTACATGAGTTGCTTGCGATCTAGCTGTCCAAGTAGTCCTCGTGCTCCTACCATAGCCCATCTCCAACATGGTGCATCGCACAAGTCGGTGAAGGCTTCGGAGACATAGTGCTGCAACTCCCTTCCGTTGACGTCCATGGCAAGTGGAATGGATCGGATAAGGAGGCTCTTGAGTGGCTCATCATGAATTCTTTTGGTGGATATGTGTCGATGAACTATGAGACAAcaccaaatggcatgaatatagtTAACATTTGCTAGTGAACTTACATGTAAATGAAGAAGCGGTGTTGTATCCGGAAAACTTAAAACGGATGCTGAGCTACACGTAGCCCTTTATTTGCAAACACTCAGAATacgtatttcaaagtttcaaaaaaattgaaataaaattttAGAGATAGCCAATAATGTATACTACGATGGTGTAAAATCTTAATTCAAATTACttcatattctaggctacacaaaaatgacaaattatgacaaattttatagtgaatagtgcatatttcaatactataaaatttgtcatattttttttatcaattttgtgtagcttaaaatacAGATCAGTTTGCATTAAAATTTTACACTAGTCTAGCATACATCATTAGAATTttgtttcagaatttttttgaaacttcaaaatgtGAATTTTAAGTGTTTGAAAATAAATAGCTACATGTCGCTTAGCCTCCAAAACGCCACACTCTGTTGTATCCCACCTACATCACATTGTGACAAGGTATAAAGATGGTTTGTATCCTCCTTGCTATGGTGTCGAAGTTTTCTTGAttccatttctatcttgtcatttTCTCTACTCTCGAAAGCTCaggacatttttgttttataaaatTAAACCTAGTGTTTTTCATAAAAGAAAGTACTATTTCTTGACACGAGAAAATGAAAAATGTAGTGTTAAGGGAAAGAATGGGACAAAAAACTCTAGGGTGTCATCTCTTCACGAATCTCTTTGTCAAGTATAGGTTGCCGGACTCTCTCATAATCATTTATACTTAATAAAATAATAAAGTTTATGGTGACCCCGATGTGGTATTTTATTCCAATGCTTATATGTATCTCTCCCCTCTTGAAATTAATAAAatgagtcaaactagtgatagggaatttttcttaatttttagtG includes these proteins:
- the LOC124670038 gene encoding cytochrome P450 89A2-like yields the protein MEAAVAYLLLLPPLLTCTVLLSLLLLPASKPSKPRNGAFSHLPLPPSPPAVPVIGPLLWLWRARSRLEPAIRDLHRRHGPILTLGFLSPRPAIFVSGRHVAHRALVQRGPAFASRPPAIAPFVVLTSAQRTVSSAPYGPLWRSLRRNLVAGVLHPNRVACTFAPARRWALALLASDLDLEAESARSEGGAVTVVESLQFAMFSLLTYMCFGRRLPAGRVRAIEAVQRELFSSYIGFQVFAFCPALTTRLFRRRWRKVLSIRRRQEELFLPLISARRELASGSVTANGHDEDDGSLAYCYVDTLLAHRLPKEETGEGACGERALTDADIVSLCTEFLTASVDTTVTALQWIMANLVRQPDIQTKLRDEINAAMADEGKEDAVAEEDLSRIPYLKAVVLEGLRRHPPAHFLLSHAAASTFEDASLDGLRVPAATSVNLSVADVSLDKEVWSEPEEFRPERFLDGGEGAGVDLTGSREIRMMPFGAGRRICPGMALALLHLEYFVANLVRGFEWSAVAGDGGVDLSERPEFTVTMERPLRARVTPRRCRLVRPV
- the LOC124677306 gene encoding peptidyl-tRNA hydrolase, mitochondrial-like, yielding MRGKLWIRFSPFLSKRYVSACRNFSTSPSSSGSVIQPWLFVGLGNPGEKYQSTRHNVGFDMIDAFAESQGISMTTLHFKSLFGEGMIDGVPVLLAKPQTYINLSGESAGPLAAYYKLPLHRVLVAYDDTDLPCGVLRLQPKGGYGRHNGLKSVIYNFRKNREFGRLRIGIGRPPGQMDPKAFVLQKFNKTGRERIDSAIKEGADILKMVVTKGLTEAARLANVEQKYKHLVSHDEQF